ttattgtttttctgtgcaggtcacgagttgaggtgatgaagtgattttctatcattttaggttggttttggtgcattatttgcaagaatagagaattgtggattcaccgcgacttgggattttgtgggtatatcttctacaaaccctcacgagagcacactcgtccactagagctatctaggggtttaaagggcttgttgcatatgctaaatgcaaccgtgatcacctacggaagtggtactagaagcgaggaaggacatgcacgcgagaacgagcgagaaacgaagaaaagGGGCCaccatcacagacagtagcgcgcccgcgctacttggcagcgcgcccgcgctacattaaagccaactagcgcgcctgcgctagtttagcgcggtggcgccccgcagaaacttcccgggctgatttttacagcttttctgatggattttagcagcggtcgaggcccggttgacttagtcaatgcatttttatttctcgtgtgtaaaaccctagcctcatagtcgtagtttgtagtagagaacaatatcgtaatcatagttttaatttttatcgaagcacattatcagtttgtattagatcgttcttcgcgaggaagtgacagtttcgagcaagatcgtgaacatcaaatctgtaacgtgtgatccttattattattaattcaagcatttttattctatttaattctcgtcctttctttatcatgctttcactagaacccatgatgtcgattagttcgattatgaactaaccgccttcatgggattctaatggatttatcgatgtagtctagtaacgaatgttAATTACGTGATTGTGAGACttatgttgatttctttgcatgagccgtgcttattcttcttagaagcgtagctaacttctaagttgtttgttaattctttctgaagcgagagtggatgattgaatttagaactatgccatgtaaacataggattatgtgaatgaagcataatttgtggtagacttgaactatttttatcaccctgtgtaatcacgatagacgacttgctattaaacctctctgcttacactaccgctatagagatatagggtctgagctttgtgggtgtccatgagatttctatcttaattgtggattttgattggtacgatatgtgtgcaacgagagttggcatgtattactttcgtgttgtctgattaggatcaacagtcgcatgttaatcagtaatttcaattctagatgaattcgataatgaagttagaatcccatgtgttttcctattctgaatttgattaagtaaatttaattattagtataaaagaaaccaatccttgttaattgtcttggcagtgataattgatcatacattgttgcataggtgcgtattcttaattcaccagtctctgtgggaacgaacttaatatattacttgtgatcacgtgcgcttgcgtgtagatttcaccgaacaagtttttggcgccgctgccggggactcggtgttaattaattagtttacgtacttgtcatcagtgtgcattaaaattcactgactcggattcttttctcacttttcttagttgttgttgtatctattgtttttgtttagttatttataatgtttcctttgcctccttgggacttcagttccaagtgaggtagcttttactgcgttcttggctgtgtttgtgctgttacagggttacaatggaagaagtcgatacctttgcacttctatcttccatagttgaggcatattcgtcgaaagctacagagccgaccttgtatccgatgagtgtcgatgagatgtcacaagttgcccctacaacatacagcttctgtcaagtttgtggtgttcaaggtcactatagttatgaatgcttttataaccacttcaactctcagaatactcagtcgggacatggatataattatcaagaaggatatgagtacaatcagtattctaattcttatgatcaagaatggatggatcaaccagatttctcttacatggacaacaattttggtgatttcccatatcatggtcaacatcaatttcaagaacaaaaatttcagcaacaatgttatgaagaacctccaatgcaacaatatgatcagtttgagcaacagtattatcagcctcaatatgagcaaccacaatctcaacagtatcaatatcctcaagtacaagatctacaggttcctcaacccactgtagaagtgctttctgatcaaacaaatgaggtatatgatatgttggtaaacataaacaagacgcttaaggaactcaaggctacacaactgatgatggaggctcgacttgagcggttagctagttcttttactgtcgaacaacccgattcttctccacttatagccacccaagttgaagatgacataaatgctaccattcttacaaatgatggagattgtgatagtttttcgacctgggatgatgatgtgcctattaataaagaggaagatcgtgtcgctgacggcaaaatcgatgaagttgttgttatggaccgtgtgggcgatgatgaggtgcgtgaaaaaagcaatatcgagttgatcgtagtttctcctacaccaggtgtgcttgaattacatttcctgaaggggattagctcaatcaaggttgctccatgttctgaCATTGAAAATGtggctttcaatccaacctctacccctatacttgagagtacatgttttaaagctgacatgatgattgtccaagatgatcttacacaaaatctggtgggttatccagtccaaaaggctcttaaacttcaactcttggaaaaagaggatagcaatttcatctctttattcagtgacatgaaaggccaagaagttcttatgactcctgtgaaagtgaagagttctgaaaaaccacccccaaacttatcttcttggaacaaaggtagtggtatacactgatcatgcagccattcgatatctcatctcaaagaaggattctaaaccaagactaattcgctgggttctattactccaagaatttgatgtggaaattaaagatcggaagggcacagaaaatcaggtagctgatcatttatcccgactagaagatcacagcaaacaaaccaccgacaacactctaatcaatgaattcttcccagatgaacaattgtttgaagttgagacagaagagccatggtttgctgacattgtaaattatctggtgagtaagatcattcctccagaattctcttatgctcaacgcaagaaattccttcacgatgtgaaatggtatatttgggatgaaccctttctgtttaaacaaggagttgATCAAATTCTCAGACGATGTATTcccaataatgaagttgagggagttttgcgcgagtgccattccactggttatgggggccATTACAGCGGAGAGAaaacagcaaagagggtacttcaagcaggtttttactggccaactctgtttaaagatgctcatcagtatgtgttgggttgcgataggtgtcaacgtacaggtaatatatctaggaggaatgaaatgcctcttaaaatgctcttggaagtcgaaatatttgatgtttggggtattgacttcatGGGACCTTTCGTTTcatcttgcaacaaccagtatattctattggCAGTGGAttatgtgtctaaatgggtggaggtaaaagctttacctacaaatgatgctaaggtggtcttgcaatttcttcaaaaacagatctttacccgtttcggagtccctagggtcattatcagtgatgaaggctctcatttctgcaatcggaaattcacaaccttgatgacgagatataatatcaatcaccgggttgctactgcttatcatcctcaaacgaatggtcaagctgaagtgtctaacagagagatcaaacgcatattagagaaggtggttaacccttctagaAAAGACTGGTCATTGCGATTagatgaggctgcttgggcttatcgtacagcttacaaaacaccgttgggtacttctccatttcagctagtgtttggaaaagcttgtcacttaccagtagagttggaacataaagcttattgggcactaaagaagttgaatttcgacttacagtTAGCTGGAGAAaaacgcatgattcaactcaatgagttggaagagtttcgcctccgtgcttatgaaaataacaagctctacaaagaaaaggtgaaaagattgcatgatcagcggctgATACAAAAATCGTTTGTGGTTGGTCAATTGGTTCTACTATATAATTCTCGGTTGAAGCtatttccagggaaactcaaatCACGCTGGTCGGGACCATTTACAGTCAAGACAGTATTTCCCCACGGtgcagtagaaatctatgccaaatcaccggatgaatcatttaaagttaatggtcaacggttgaaaccttactttggcggaaatgtgaatcgtgaggtgcaaaccacgattcttcaatcaGAATCGGATTagtctggacttcacgtcgagctaacgacgttaaacaagcgcttcgtgggaggcaacccacgcattggaaccacattgtaccattgtaaacctcaaaaacacaaaaatcgaaaaatttcagcctccggtgtcagacactagcgcgcccgcgctagtgtcaggcgcgaccgcgctaagttgcacagcgcgcccgcgctatacttagcgcggccgcgctactgactgccgagccaggcgaattttctcccaaaaaaattattttcttttcgttttaaaaagcccacaatcctaattttgcatgcctagcccgaaatacatcccataaaaccctaactcaactctCCAACCCTTATACAAACACAAAACacatctccaaatcccattataattctctaaaccctaaattatatatacacatccatacacacaaccttcatccaatctttCAAATCCAATACACATacacctcttgcaactctaatccctaccaatggcacccaaaagggcaagaagatcacaaggaacgagcacccaagcccccgcatctagcgattcttcctcgatgggtgaggttgagttcacctcggatggtgcgcgaaccgagtttcaacggcttatgaataagtcgttagttaaggagaggggattcttacccacggcggaggatggtgagcttttgaacatggttcaagagcggggttgggagtctttttgcgaggctccggaggcggttcccttggctatcattcgagagttttatgctaatgccaaggagaatcgagatggattcacggtggtacggggaatccgggtggattatagtgcggatgcgatccgccgagttattggggggcgtgccaggcgccgtaatgaagaagattgggtggttgagagaattgggcgtgctaaacgccggtttgatgatgatccagttGATCTTGATCGATTGGTGTATGAtttgtgtgtgccggatacagCTTGGAAGATGACAcaacctcctttgccggcacatgtctcttttccagcagccgggttgaaccggtatgcgaaggcttggaacgccttcatatgtgctaacatcatgccatcttcacatgggcatgaggtgacagtggaaagagctattctgctctttggaattgtctcgggcaagtatattgatctgggacatgttatccatcaggggattctgaggttcttacagggaggaaccactggtgccattccatatggcacaattgtgacgaagctttgtcgatcgagcggtgttcgttggccatccaacgagcaattacagttgccaggagcaccgattgatcattcggcgatcagccgcatgacggagtgggatggaggagttccccaccctcgaggccttgggtacatatatgatgaggtgccagggggacgtccagcatttgtgaggagggagcagcctagagcttctggagctggtacttcacagacggagaggagctccgaaccgatgggagatgctcattatcgccgcctagcgagacggatggacaccatgcacgacatccaccagaggtttgcttatgacttgacacaggctctaggtagtgctttccaggcacagggggtcacagttcagtggccagtattcggagcagggatgcagtatcctccgcctgattcacctccagcagaggagggcgaggactcggactccgagtaggtatgtgggcgctctagcctttttatcactttcaatggggacattgaaaattttaagtttgggggtggtaatctaaggaagagcatattattatgtagTTTATTGCATGTGTAGTTAGTTCAtatagttcacgttttttttttattttattttgtgtttatttctcacgtttttctcatatttttttaattttacatgtttagtggtaattgtcgtagttagtatcacgagcatttgcatgaattatgaagttaagccaagttaattgcctatgatgagttatgtgcgtagttcttgattagtaatttcaattgcaatgctaggttagtacttggaaattgcttgtgttggaaattgtaattcacatatgttcttgagataggatttagacgaaattccatgaattctagtattgaattgaacacccttcagcttaggtctgtaaatcttaagtttgggggaactgaggagtagatatacctttctaaaaaaaaaaaaaaaaaaaaagaaaaaacgaaaaaaaagaagaaaaaataggagtaaataaattcactagaaaaataagtggtaaaattaactaggttgagctcattagtactcgagtaattaagtctgaggggactttgtgcctaacaacctaaagccctttgtggtttgggattgttgacccaacactcgctacatgggtactagtgcataaatctttagggatctcaaccattgcacggttaaataaaccactagaataaagtgaataattggtgtgtgaagtcttgtggtgttcgtgacgcatttacactgcgaagcgctctgaccttagaccgagcaattaatcaccaatagaaaaaaaaaaaataataaatatatagagaataaaatagaagggtgtggacattctttgggaccttggcttttagttggatttaagtgacggggtgttagttttaaacttttacgattcttgattgggattctgtgggagtagtagtttttgtcttgtctcaataaaagagcatgcttgcacacactggcactccacacttgtaaatagaagagtaattgacttagtagcgagagagatgaaattcgagaacattagcacaatctgaggtattataattggcaaggcaattacttcatagttcactcattcatcacgtagttgcattcatgcattgcattgtattattgtatagtgtcgttgacgcttgaggacaaacatcagtttaagtttgggggtgtgataagtggtatttatacacacttataggccttcatttccacttaaattggttgattgtacttaagtgtttagtgtcttttgatgtgtttttattgtttttctgtgcaggtcacgagttgaggtgatgaagtgattttctatcattttaggttggttttggtgcattatttgcaagaatagagaattgtggattcaccgcgacttgggattttgtgggtatatcttctacaaaccctcacgagagcacactcgtccactagagctatctaggggtttaaagggcttgttgcatatgctaaatgcaaccgtgatcacctacggaagtggtactagaagcgaggaaggacatgcacgcgagaacgagcgagaaacgaagaaaagGGGCCaccatcacagacagtagcgcgcccgcgctacttggcagcgcgcccgcgctacattaaagccaactagcgcgcctgcgctagtttagcgcggtggcgccccgcagaaacttcccgggccgatttttacagcttttctgatggattttagcagcggtcgaggcctggttgacttagtcaatgcatttttatttctcgtgtgtaaaaccctagcctcatagtcgtagtttgtagtagagaacaatatcgtaatcatagttttaatttttatcgaagcacattatcagtttgtattagatcgttcttcgcgaggaagtgacagtttcgagcaagatcgtgaacatcaaatctgtaacgtgtgatccttattattattaattcaagcatttttattctatttaattctcgtcctttctttatcatgctttcactagaacccatgatgtcgattagttcgattatgaactaaccgccttcatgggattctaatggatttatcgatgtagtctagtaacgaatgttAATTACGTGATTGTGAGACttatgttgatttctttgcatgagccgtgcttattcttcttagaagcgtagctaacttctaagttgtttgttaattctttctgaagcgagagtggatgattgaatttagaactatgccatgtaaacataggattatgtgaatgaagcataatttgtggtagacttgaactatttttatcaccctgtgtaatcacgatagacgacttgctattaaacctctctgcttacactaccgctatagagatatagggtctgagctttgtgggtgtccatgagatttctatcttaattgtggattttgattggtacgatatgtgtgcaacgagagttggcatgtattactttcgtgttgtctgattaggatcaacagtcgcatgttaatcagtaatttcaattctagatgaattcgataatgaagttagaatcccatgtgttttcctattctgaatttgattaagtaaatttaattattagtataaaagaaaccaatccttgttaattgtcttggcagtgataattgatcatacattgttgcataggtgcgtattcttaattcaccagtctctgtgggaacgaacttaatatattacttgtgatcacgtgcgcttgcgtgtagatttcaccgaacactAACCTCATCTTGCAAACCTAAAGTATTATAAGGAGCTTGGTAGAGATCACATTATAACTTACCTAAATATTATCGGCAATGTCAAGAGGACTCGTCGTCCATTGAAGACTTTAAAAAGCTACATGCAAGAAATAACTCCTGAAAACAACACCATTCATCTACAGAACAGATGTAGATTAATTTACCTACCTAATTTCTGAGCTTTTAGTTTCTTTCTTCTGGTACTTACACCAAAGGTAATAGGATTTCCATTTTTATGACCATCATCCTCGTCAACAAAAATTATACGCTCTTCTTGAACATTATTTGAACTAGCAacctgaggttcatctgcatcctcctcttcatcttcatcctcATAGTCATCATCATAAAAATCATCTTCTTCCTCACCATCGGCACCTGCTCGCATAGAGTGGAACTCAGGGGGAGGTGGACAATCCTCAGTAATGGCCTCGTCCCTCTTAATCACAAGATGTCTAATAACTCTTTCATCTTTGTCTAACATGCTCTTgaaatcattaatatcttttgcTTCCAACTCAAAGTTCATCAAGATGTAGTGAGCATTCTTAGCTTTCTGTATTTTGTATGCCAGCCTTCGAAGACCCCAATCACTAAATCTCCACACCTTTCCTTTCTTTTCCTtcaaaaactctgcaagtagtTATATCATTGTTGTGTAAAAATGAAGTGTTCCAATTTTTATTGATAACATGCAGATCAAAAGGAACATATATAGATGAAACTAGGTTATGCATATGAGCACTGACAAACTATAGCCAAAAAGCAACTGCAAAATTTTTAGAGTTGTGATTCAAAAAAACTGTTTTCTGTTTCTCTTAAGGAGGTTCTTTTATCACAACTATACCAACAACCAAGAACCTAAACAGTTACATTGCTCTTCTTTTTAGGAAATATAAAGGACTAAGGACGTGTTTCTTTGGATAAAAAAGAATGGGGAGGAATATGACGATACTAAAACTATTTCCCAGACATTATCACAAGTAACATTCATTCTTCCTATTTTAGATAAAGTCCagtgtcttttttttttccacccGTATCATTCACACATTTCAGCACCAAAATTGTGCACTAATCAAAGTTACGATTCTTACttctctcacaacacttttacCTCTAAATTTGTTCACATATATCATCCTATTTCAACCAACCAAGCACAAAATTAGCATTCGTAAATGCAATACAACTATGTAGACTGGGTTATACACATAAATCataaatgatataaaaaaaaataatggaaGAAAATAAGTTGGCTTTGAACTCTAAAAGATAAAGAAGAAGTTCCACCTTGTACTTTGAGATTAACACTTTCAACCTCATCTACATATTTCTCATGAATCAGGTATACAACTTCATAGTGACGAACTGCAGAACAGAAACCAAATAAACATCAAAGGTTCAGTCTTACATATTAAAAAAGACATTGGTGGAAATGGGAGaatcaaatttaacaaatatgcTGACTACAAATTTAGTTTTATTCCATGAAAATACTCTTAAGATGCCAATGattcaaacaatctcaaaagTGAAATGAAAGAATCAAAATATTTCACTGTCACAATTGAAGCTGCAAACTATGTACAATGTAGGGATATCATTAAATGATTTCTGCAACAATTAAAAAGGCTAATATACTTACCGAGTcgtattttattagtttgtaCAAAGTAATACTAACCTCGATCTTCATCCAAATCACTTTCCAGAAGAAGATTCAAAGCTTCATACAGTTCCTCTGCAAAACAATGGTTAACCATTAAAGCAACTTGACCTCCATTTGATCATATAAATgaaagaaaagaataaaaaacaaGCATAATAAATAATACAAACAATAGTCACTTACCCTCTTCAGCATCTGCAAACTCAGGTAGAAGCCTACCATCTTCCTGAAcctttttctgaaaattaattaacaaatatataactatataagtgaTAAATTCTCCACACACAATATAAAAGATTACTGGTTGGTTCCAGACTATCTACACTCTACAACAGCACCGCATCAAATTGGGCAATGTTAGGAACAGTTGAAGCAGATTAATTTAGCTTTGTCAAATAgctttgattaaaattttattcaggcAGATAGCAGGCAGCGAAAACCAGCATAGAACATGACATAACTCTGGTACTTCCATAATAAAGAAAGTAGTTTATACGTTTGCATAAGCGTACTTATTTGTTGAAATTACAAATTAACGCTCTAAAGAGATAAACACATCGCTGCCTAACAAACTGCTAAGAATAGCAGTTAATGCAAATCTCAATTGAAAATCAAATCACTAAACCCTAGTAAGCTAAGTTGTCAAAGTCATTTGGTGGTTCAAAATTTTTATGTCACACAATTTAGAATCAAATTATTGTAAAGTCTATTTTGTGACTCTACAAACACCGTAACGATTTGGTACAATTGGTTATTTTCCATGGCATCTGAGCTCAAGTTTAAGAGAAGTCTCAATTTAGGAAAAGTCTCAAGTACAATCATTTCTAACCTCAGAGATTATGCCCCTTACCAAATGACACTGGTTCGCTTAGGTTCAGTCATTAGCTTCTCCAGGCACAAATCAGTAAACCAAAACAATAACTCCCACACCCCCAAATAAAATGTAAATACATGCACCCAAATCCCAATTGACACAAAACTCATTTACATACTTTAATACTTACATCcaataaaatcacaaaactAAAAGCAAACCCTTAAAAATCAATACTTTCATTACTTTCAATTCTCTATATTGATAACAACTACAACAACAATAACAATAGTATAACATAACAACATAACGAGCTTATTTCAACCATATAAGTAActtacaaatacatatatacttAAGCACAAAACAGACCTCTTTAAGCAAGACAGCCTCAGGAAAAAGGCCAGCAGATTCATCAGGCTTCACTACAAAGCTATGAGTATCcactttcttattatttttatccTTCTTGGAGGCTGCTACTATTACTGATGCTGGTGATTTCAGCTTCCGAGAAGAAGAAAAGGAGTGCCCATGTGAAAAAACAAAGTGGGCTCTATCAAGATTCGATTTTGATGAAACCCCATCAGCTATTAACGCATTTTGAGCTCGGAATGATACAAAAAGATTTGGtgttgaagaagaagatgatgtaAACAACACCGACTCCATACGAGTGTCTGTAATTTCAACAGATGAGGACACCAATTATCTTTAGTACTGAACTTTTATGTCTCGTATTCTAcatgttattaatttttgtgtcttcaaaatctacttctatatattactccctccgtccctttttatctgtccattttggaaaaaaaaacacataccaaggaataattgattgtataaattttttcattaaatacctctaattaatatcttgaaaatggtggaatacccctactttatgtcttgaaaacatgaattcaaccaagttttaaataagtcaagccttgaaaattgaaattatggagatatatttgaaaaactatcattaaattagttttgaaagtataaatggacagataaatagggacaaatttttacttccaaagtggacagataaatagggacggagggagtaaatggCAACCAAGGGCAAAATGAGCCAATAAAATGGTGATGAAATCTCCATTATACCCTTGTGTCACATGTAATTACAAGATTACCAAGTGGTGGGTCATTTATTGTATTAAAACATTAAGTGTTAGTAATTAACACATTTACATAGTAAATATCCATTTTAATTACAGTTGTCCTTTATTTATGATCACTCATTATAAACGAATTGAAATAGTAAATGTTAACGTAGCTATTTACTttacacaaaataaatttatgtgagTTGGAGTTTAGATATATGATTAAACTCTCATGTAAACTCTCTACAATCATAATTGATAGATTAAGATatcttgattctcattttattaaaaaaaattataaattttttacatgtGCGATTATCTTAAATTAGATGTTAATGTAGCTATTTACTttacacaaaataaatttatgtgagTTGGAGTTTAGATATATGATTAAACTCTAATGTAAACTCTCTACAAtcataattgataaattaagaTATCTTGATTcccattttatttaaaaaaattataaattttttacatgtgcgattatcttaaattatttatgatttaacTTAATGTTTCTAATATAGTAATTAATTAGCTCTTATACTTTTTGCAGAGTGATTTTGTTTACgaatcttatttttaattacatgtatgtatgtatgtatgtatgtatttatttatttatttatgtacatATAATATGTATGTACGTACTTATATGTTTTCATATATGTAATGGTACAACCATATTTATTAAGTTGAAATTTTATCTTAATTTGTAATAACGAAATTTTACAACAAATCATAGATTTGTTACATGGTGTATTGAAAAAGtgggagtaaaaaaaaaaaccaagtaTATCATGTGATTCAAATATTATCATCAGAGTGATGGTGTTCAAACTAAACTCTGGCGCTCGAGTAGCAAGTCATTAAATGCTAACTAATGTTCTAAAAAGTGAATTTTAATTTGACTCGATAATCTTATCAGTAATAAATACTCAAAATAATCGACAAGTA
This genomic window from Daucus carota subsp. sativus chromosome 7, DH1 v3.0, whole genome shotgun sequence contains:
- the LOC135147780 gene encoding uncharacterized protein LOC135147780, which translates into the protein MKLREFCASAIPLVMGAITAERKQQRGYFKQLAGEKRMIQLNELEEFRLRAYENNKLYKEKVKRLHDQRLIQKSFVVGQLVLLYNSRLKLFPGKLKSRWSGPFTVKTVFPHGAVEIYAKSPDESFKVNGQRLKPYFGGNVNREVQTTILQSESD
- the LOC108193687 gene encoding protein REGULATOR OF FATTY ACID COMPOSITION 3, chloroplastic — its product is MESVLFTSSSSSTPNLFVSFRAQNALIADGVSSKSNLDRAHFVFSHGHSFSSSRKLKSPASVIVAASKKDKNNKKVDTHSFVVKPDESAGLFPEAVLLKEKKVQEDGRLLPEFADAEEEELYEALNLLLESDLDEDRVRHYEVVYLIHEKYVDEVESVNLKVQEFLKEKKGKVWRFSDWGLRRLAYKIQKAKNAHYILMNFELEAKDINDFKSMLDKDERVIRHLVIKRDEAITEDCPPPPEFHSMRAGADGEEEDDFYDDDYEDEDEEEDADEPQVASSNNVQEERIIFVDEDDGHKNGNPITFGVSTRRKKLKAQKLGR